The DNA window GCACCCGGGCGATCGATGTCCTCGTTGTAGAGGACCACGTCCGCGAGGCTGTCGAAGATATCGACCGCTATGCCGTCCGGTGCGTGCTTCACGGCCGCCTGCGCGAGCTGCCGGTTGTACGAGGCGGCGCGCAAGCTGCCCACCAGGACCAGAATTCGGGTGCTCATCGCAATCTCCTCTGGAAAGTTCTCGTGGATAGGTGAACGGCGCCCTCAGCGCGTATCTCCGAATGTGCTTCGGGGCCGGTTCCCGAGCGATTCGTCCCTTTGCTGTGATCTTCATGCGGCGCTCCAGACCTCGGAAAACGTCGTCCTTAGAACTGTGGCTCTGCAGCGAGGGGTTTGTCGCCACTGCTGCCGTCCATCACCTCTTCCTGCCAGCTGGAATCTTCGTCGCAAGACGCCGGGTGGAAGAAAGGCGGCCGTAGGTCACGCTGGTCGATGTCGGGAGGTCAGCGAGCCTCGAGGAATGTGACGACCGCGAGGACGCTGCGATGCTCCGCCATCAAAGCGAGTACCTCGCGCTCCCGCGCACTGAGCACGGCAAGAGGATCGTCGCGTCGCCGAGCGGACACAAGCTCTTGAACGAGGGCGGGGTCGACGACCGAGGCCCCCGCGGCCGATCTCGTGCGCATCCTCGAACCCCGCTGCGGCTAGCTCCGCCGCGATCGGCGGAACAGGCTCATGCTGCGTTGTCAGCGGACCGAATTCAGCCATCCTCGACCCCGAAATTCCCGGCAGCACTTCAACGTACCCATCCCAACACCCCTGGGCTTACTGTCCCCCAGCATACCGTCAGCACATCGCCGCTACATGGTTGCGGCGATGGGTGAACGTCGGCGAATCGATCCGGCCGCGACACGATCACCGCGCTGGAACCGGCGGGGCGTCCTACCGGCGTGCCGAGGTAGCGGGTCATATGCTGTCGAGTGCTGCGGCGTAGCTGCTCACCCTGTCCGCGTTGCGAACGGAGGCGTATGTCAAGCGATTCTGAATCCGAAACAACGGGAGTCAACCGGCGCGCGGCGCTCGGTACCGGCGCCGCCGCACTGGGTGGTGCCGCGCTGGGCGCGGGACTGGTTGCGGCTACAGCCTGCGCCGATACGGTGGCGAGTCAACTGCCGAACACCGGTGAGGTCGTCGAGAACCTCCAGAACTCCTCGCACCTGTTCCATCTCACCCGCGCGGATCCGCAACGCTTCGATGGCGGGACGCTCCAGGGTGCCCATGAGGGCAGCTTCCCGGTGCTGGCCGGGCAGAACGGATCGGCCTACTTCGTGCGTTTGGAGCCGGGCGGCATCCGCGAGCCGCACTGGCACCCCAGTGCCTGGGAGGTGAACTACCACATCTCCGGAACCGCGAAATGGACCATCCTCGGTACCCACTCCGACGGCAGCTACCGCACCGAGGCTTTCGAGGCGCACCCGGGCGATCTCGTGTTCGCGCCACAGGGCTTCTTCCACTACTTCGAAAACGCCCGCACCGACACACCCCTCGAGGTCCTCATCGTCTTCAACACCAGCGCCGCGGAGACCAACGACGACATCGGCATCCTCGCCGCGATGAACTCCATCCCACGCTCGGTGCTGGCCACCGTGCTCAACATCCCGGAGTCCGCCCTGGCGGGCATACCTACCGAGGTCAAACCGGTTGTGGTCACCAAACGGCACTGACGGTGATCGATCCCGGCAGCCTGCCGTCGGGTGTCGTGTCGACCATTCGTGGGTGCCCGCTCAGAGGCCCTACGGCTTGCGCAGCTCACGCACTATCGCCCACACGCGGCAGGCAGTGGCTTGCCCAGCAGCGCCACGATGATGCCGATGATCACAACGACGACCACGAAGAACGGTGCACTACGCGGAGCGGTCGAATCGGACGACAGACGCGCGCAGCCGGGCTGAGCTTCCTGCACACCGGTGCCCCCAGCGCCGACCCCGAATGGTTGCCGTTCACCGCGTCCAAGCCCTTCGTCCGGCACCTGGGTGTAGTCGGCTGAGTTCACCCCTCGTGACGGACAGCGGTGACCGATGCTCACCCTGGCGGCATCCTCACCGCCGACAACCGCACCACTGTTGCGCCCGACCGTGGTCGGAAGCTTGCTGGAGGCAGCCTTCTCCGACATTGATGCCTCCAGGCTGTGCTGTTCGCTGGTGTACTTCACCCTCTGACCCAAGAACAGCAAACTCCCGACGACCAACCTCGGACACACTTCACCGAGTTACTCGAAACCGGCGCATACCCAGCGTCGAATATGAACATCGCTCATGGCTGGTAGCGCCTATTTCTTCTTTAGTCCGTTCAGAGCCTGCTGGGCTTGGTTTTTGGCGATCGTATCGAGATCGTCCCGATTCACCGGAGGTTCGCCTTTTGCGCGCAGGACGGCGACTTCTACTCGCACCGAGATGTTGCTGTCCTGCACGCCCACGATGTAGGTCATTCCGTTGCTTTTGTCCGTGGTCGCGGTGTGCCAGTAGCCCTGGGCTCCGATTCCGGTGACCTCGCCCGAGGCCAACCCCGACCCGGTCGCGGTGGTGTCGGTCTGTTTCCAACGGTCGTAGGCGGGGGTGGCCTCGACGCCGGTGAACTGGACCTGGAGGCCGATGCCGGCTTCGTCGACGGTGGCGTCGTCGGCGATGGTCGAGGGGCTGGTGTAGCGGATGGCGCAGTACAGGTTGCCGCCGTCAGAGGAATTCGGTGGGAATTGCTGGTGCTGGGGGTCTTCCCTGGGCGTGGACGACCACCTGCGCAACGGCGTGGGATCGACAAGGTCACAGGCATTGGTGATCGCGCTCATCGAATAGATCCCCGGCGCAGCTTCCCGGCGCAACGTCGTCGTGGCCGGGGCCGCGCTGGACAAGGCCAGGGCGCTGGACGAGGCCGGGGCGGCGGCGGAATTGCCGCCACTGTCGCCGCCGCCGACGAAGATGCCGATCACCACACCGATACCCAGCACAACCACCAGCCCGAGAACACCAGCGATGATCAGACCCGTTTTGCCACTACCGGTCGGCGGTGGCTGTGGCGCCGGTACCCCTGACCAGGTTGGCCGTATCCGCTGACGGGCTCACCGGGGGCAAACGCGGGCGCAGGCACAGGCGTATAGGTGCCCGAGCCCGGGACGGCCCCCGCACCCACTGGCGGATTGTATTGCTGCACAGCGGGATCGGTGTTGCCTGGCGTCGGCTGATCGTCAGGTCCGCGCTGGGAGTAGGTCATCCCCGTAGCCCCTCCAGTTCCGCAACGGGCTCCCCCGTCGAACATCGACTCCGAACCGATCGTATTCCCGGCGACGTCGAGCTGTCATCCGCACCGTCGCACCCGAGTCGAGGACCTCTACTTCTCCCTCAAACCGTCCAGCGCCCTGCGGAGTTGGGGCCTGGCAATCGAATCGAGTTCGTCCCGGCTCACCACAGGAGAACCCTTCTCACGCGTGAGGGCGATCTTTACCCGCGCCGAGACATTGCCGTCCTGCACACACACCACGTAGGCCATTTCCGCGACGAGGTTGCCGGTGACTTCGGAGTACCAGTAGCCCTGGCTGCCGATTCCGGTGACCTCGCCGGAGACCGACCCCGGTCCGGGAGTGGCGATGCCGGCGTGTTTCCAATGGTCGTAGAAGGGCGGAGCCGTCCCGTCGGTGAACTCGGCCTCGACGCTCATTCCGGCTCTGTTCATGGGGAACTCGTCGGTGGTCGAGCTCGCGTAGCCGACATTGCACTTCAGACCGCCGCTGTCGTGAGCGGACGGCCGGGTTTCCCGATGCTCGGGAACGCTTTTCGGCGTGGACGACCAC is part of the Nocardia sp. NBC_00565 genome and encodes:
- a CDS encoding cupin domain-containing protein; the protein is MSSDSESETTGVNRRAALGTGAAALGGAALGAGLVAATACADTVASQLPNTGEVVENLQNSSHLFHLTRADPQRFDGGTLQGAHEGSFPVLAGQNGSAYFVRLEPGGIREPHWHPSAWEVNYHISGTAKWTILGTHSDGSYRTEAFEAHPGDLVFAPQGFFHYFENARTDTPLEVLIVFNTSAAETNDDIGILAAMNSIPRSVLATVLNIPESALAGIPTEVKPVVVTKRH